From the Deinococcus arcticus genome, one window contains:
- a CDS encoding 3'-5' exonuclease: MRLIPARTFQKSVDRLDAQSQNLIKTTVMDLCLDLASQGKPRPGLRFHKLDRTVRDPGIRSVSASPDLRVILHQTGETYVLLYAHHHDAAYDWAARRRLQPNPETGAMQLVDIEEVTQIVTRQVTQTQTFLFREYEPRYLMSLGVPEAYVEAVRHATEENFDPLFEVLPEEASERLLALMDGELVLPPMPVPAGGDPFDHPDAQRHFQVTTDEAELQAALNGRWEEWMIYLHPAQRHLAERRQSGPARVTGSAGTGKTVVALHRTAHLARQHPQARVLLTSFSRTLSSRLDEKLALLLPDDRQRAQVTVMNLHRLASRLGRQWSLPHRLLADEELTGALTRAARAVASDLPLAFLRAEWQAVVEPRGLRTWDEYRAAPRTGRGVALGARQRLAIWKVFEALQAELRRQGQTTWGLLCHDVADALATQGPPFDHAVVDEAQDLGPAELRLLRALVAAGPDDLFLCADPAQRIFRARSSWLSSGIDVRGRASRLKINYRTSGEIRQFADRVLGEVRSEEDLPEARRTINRFSGPRPDVRRFDTRQAELDGVSRWIQARLGEGLRAGEVAVFTRARSATREDALLRLLGTDIQTLEADMPHQLDRLTVTTMHRAKGLEFRAVVLMDAGADVLPSPAALQDVQDPADREAVLEQERQLLYVAATRAREQLLITHVGAASPFIQAEP, encoded by the coding sequence ATGCGCCTGATTCCCGCCCGCACCTTCCAGAAAAGCGTCGACCGACTGGACGCCCAGTCCCAGAACCTCATCAAAACCACCGTGATGGACCTGTGTCTCGACCTCGCCAGCCAGGGAAAACCTCGCCCGGGCCTGCGGTTTCACAAGCTCGACCGCACCGTCCGTGATCCCGGTATTCGCAGCGTGTCGGCCAGCCCGGACCTGCGCGTCATCCTGCACCAGACCGGTGAAACCTACGTTCTCCTGTACGCCCATCATCACGACGCGGCGTACGACTGGGCGGCCCGGCGGCGCCTGCAGCCCAACCCGGAAACCGGCGCGATGCAACTCGTGGACATCGAGGAGGTCACGCAGATCGTCACCCGACAGGTCACCCAGACGCAGACCTTCCTTTTCCGTGAGTACGAGCCGCGCTACCTGATGTCCCTGGGGGTCCCGGAAGCCTACGTGGAGGCCGTCCGGCACGCCACCGAGGAGAACTTCGATCCCCTGTTCGAAGTGCTGCCCGAAGAGGCCAGCGAACGGCTCCTGGCCCTGATGGACGGGGAACTCGTGCTGCCGCCCATGCCGGTGCCGGCCGGCGGTGATCCGTTTGATCATCCGGACGCCCAGCGTCACTTCCAGGTGACCACCGACGAGGCCGAACTGCAGGCCGCCCTCAACGGCCGCTGGGAAGAATGGATGATCTACCTTCATCCTGCCCAGCGGCACCTCGCGGAGCGCCGGCAAAGCGGTCCTGCCCGGGTCACCGGGAGCGCCGGCACCGGAAAGACCGTGGTGGCCCTCCACCGCACCGCGCATCTGGCTCGGCAGCACCCGCAGGCCCGGGTGCTGCTGACGTCCTTCAGTCGAACCCTCTCATCCCGATTGGACGAGAAGCTCGCCCTGCTCCTGCCAGATGACCGGCAGCGTGCCCAGGTCACCGTGATGAACCTGCACCGCCTCGCCAGCCGGCTCGGCCGGCAGTGGAGTTTGCCCCACCGGCTCCTGGCCGACGAGGAACTGACGGGCGCCCTCACCCGGGCCGCTCGGGCGGTCGCCAGTGACCTGCCCCTCGCCTTCCTCCGGGCCGAGTGGCAGGCGGTCGTCGAGCCGCGCGGGCTGCGCACCTGGGACGAGTACCGCGCGGCCCCCCGGACGGGCCGTGGCGTAGCGCTCGGCGCGCGGCAGCGCCTGGCGATCTGGAAGGTGTTTGAGGCCCTGCAGGCCGAACTGCGCCGTCAGGGTCAGACCACATGGGGGCTGCTGTGCCACGACGTGGCCGACGCCCTGGCCACCCAGGGGCCGCCGTTCGACCATGCCGTGGTGGACGAAGCGCAGGACCTCGGGCCGGCTGAACTGCGCCTGCTGCGCGCCCTGGTGGCCGCTGGGCCGGACGACCTCTTCCTGTGCGCCGACCCGGCCCAGCGGATCTTCCGGGCGCGCAGCTCCTGGCTGTCGAGCGGCATCGACGTCCGCGGGCGAGCCAGCCGCCTGAAGATCAACTACCGGACTTCCGGGGAGATCCGGCAGTTTGCCGACCGCGTCCTCGGAGAGGTGCGTTCCGAAGAGGACCTGCCCGAGGCGCGGCGGACCATCAACCGCTTCAGCGGGCCGCGCCCCGACGTTCGCCGGTTCGACACGCGTCAGGCGGAGCTCGACGGCGTCAGCCGCTGGATCCAGGCCCGGCTCGGCGAGGGGCTGCGCGCGGGGGAGGTCGCGGTCTTTACCCGCGCGCGGTCCGCAACAAGGGAAGACGCCCTGCTGCGCCTGCTGGGCACCGACATTCAAACGCTGGAGGCCGACATGCCGCACCAGTTGGACCGGCTCACCGTCACGACCATGCACCGGGCCAAGGGCCTGGAATTCCGGGCGGTGGTCTTGATGGACGCCGGTGCAGACGTCCTGCCGTCACCCGCGGCGCTTCAGGACGTTCAGGACCCGGCGGACCGTGAGGCGGTGCTGGAGCAGGAACGGCAGCTGCTCTATGTGGCAGCGACCCGCGCGCGCGAGCAGCTCCTGATCACCCACGTCGGGGCCGCCAGTCCCTTCATCCAGGCTGAGCCATGA
- a CDS encoding UvrD-helicase domain-containing protein, translated as MSLTDAQQQAAHAPGSVAVMAGAGSGKTHMLVARYLHHLQTLSPLEIVATTFTEKAAAELRARIRRGVQASRPDDFETLAELEAAQISTIHALCARIVRDHPAAADVRPDVTILDEGQARVWRARHLRPALAELPDRLFTHVSFSRMAGLLPALLDDPLLAERALSVGRDRWETWATQARAQALDELTGAASWQAAVHVLQTCSGTPGDRMEAVRREALTHLAALTGEGLMAAVAGLLELKLTGGSPKAWPNGDLAQVKEAVKTLRGHLEAAQKTGLLTLTPSAADEWLAAALPDVREAFVAVRDTLTRLKRQAGLLDFAALEVRALQALQDPAVRAHYHGRWRAYLIDEAQDTNPVQAELLDLLSGGAQRTLVGDEKQSVYGFRRADPALFRAAGALIASSGGAAVSLDRSFRTHAALVDTANRVFATLLGPLHAPLTADRAGPPGPAVEAWHLEDTKPKARARMAEAAHLAARVRALLDEPTLIYDPHLRGERPVRPGDIAVLTRGWAALRPIGRALAEAGVPVHEAGGGSLLDTQEARDGLALLAATALHDPAALVAVLRSPLGGVNDAVIWDLARARGEDGDWFRALETSTAPPLERARHLMGELRRLCRQEPPSVLLQQADRLTGYTAVLANLWDAERRLADWRGLTELVRQLERGHDETFTVVQALREMIQADVVVPRPPLEAGDAVILTTMHSSKGLEWPVVLVADLNWSAPGESGDVLLDAELGVGLRQDETPTVAWTLMAARRRAREEAEARRLLYVALTRARDRLILSANGPAKPGTLLGLLAPGLQAAGVDLQEFAAPARDPARAVKADPPAAPLPAALWPDPVELHPVPGPAPVVAGLTDVLTDDWAEILDLLDPAWTAWAQALADCGVPAPSDVHVDLPVDGRVSGTSALMLWRRSAGDVLLLEGQAPSPLARALTVHLHDPPDLVARQLQDALQ; from the coding sequence GTGAGCCTGACAGACGCCCAGCAGCAGGCTGCCCACGCGCCCGGCAGCGTCGCCGTGATGGCCGGCGCCGGCAGCGGGAAGACCCACATGCTCGTCGCCCGGTACCTGCACCACCTGCAGACCCTCTCGCCGCTGGAGATCGTCGCGACCACCTTCACGGAGAAAGCGGCGGCCGAACTTCGCGCCCGGATCCGGCGTGGGGTTCAGGCGTCCCGACCGGACGATTTCGAAACCCTGGCGGAACTGGAAGCGGCGCAGATCAGCACCATCCACGCGCTGTGCGCCCGCATCGTCCGTGATCACCCGGCGGCGGCGGACGTGCGGCCTGACGTCACCATTCTCGACGAAGGGCAGGCCAGGGTGTGGCGCGCCCGGCATCTGCGCCCCGCGCTGGCTGAATTGCCAGACCGGCTGTTCACCCACGTGTCCTTCTCCAGAATGGCTGGCCTGCTGCCGGCGCTGCTCGACGATCCCCTGCTCGCGGAGCGTGCACTGTCGGTCGGCCGGGACCGCTGGGAAACGTGGGCCACGCAGGCCAGGGCGCAGGCGCTGGATGAACTGACTGGCGCCGCCAGCTGGCAGGCCGCCGTTCACGTCCTGCAGACCTGCAGCGGCACGCCCGGTGACCGTATGGAGGCCGTGCGGCGCGAAGCCCTGACCCACCTCGCCGCCCTGACCGGGGAAGGCCTCATGGCCGCCGTGGCGGGGCTCCTGGAGCTCAAACTGACCGGGGGCAGCCCGAAAGCCTGGCCGAACGGCGACCTGGCCCAGGTGAAAGAAGCGGTCAAAACGCTGCGGGGTCACCTGGAAGCGGCGCAGAAGACCGGGCTGCTCACCCTCACGCCGTCCGCCGCGGACGAGTGGCTGGCCGCGGCCCTCCCGGACGTGCGCGAAGCGTTTGTGGCGGTGCGTGACACCCTGACCCGGCTCAAGCGCCAGGCTGGCCTGCTGGACTTCGCGGCGCTGGAGGTCCGTGCCCTGCAGGCCCTCCAGGACCCGGCGGTGCGCGCGCACTACCACGGGCGCTGGCGCGCCTACCTGATCGATGAAGCGCAGGACACGAACCCGGTGCAGGCTGAACTGCTCGACCTCCTGTCGGGAGGAGCGCAGCGGACCCTGGTCGGGGACGAGAAGCAAAGTGTGTACGGCTTTCGCCGGGCGGACCCCGCCCTCTTCCGCGCGGCCGGCGCCCTCATCGCGTCGTCGGGCGGCGCCGCCGTGTCCCTGGACCGCAGTTTCCGCACGCACGCGGCCCTCGTGGACACCGCCAACCGCGTGTTCGCGACCTTGCTTGGTCCCCTGCACGCGCCACTCACGGCCGACCGGGCCGGGCCGCCCGGCCCGGCCGTGGAAGCGTGGCACCTGGAGGACACCAAGCCCAAAGCGCGGGCGCGCATGGCGGAAGCCGCCCACCTCGCCGCCCGGGTGCGGGCCCTGCTGGACGAACCCACCCTGATCTACGACCCGCACCTGCGCGGTGAACGCCCAGTCCGTCCCGGCGATATCGCGGTCCTCACCCGGGGCTGGGCGGCCCTGCGGCCCATCGGCCGCGCGCTGGCCGAGGCGGGCGTTCCCGTGCATGAAGCGGGCGGCGGCTCCCTGCTGGACACGCAGGAAGCGCGTGACGGCCTGGCCCTCCTGGCGGCCACCGCACTGCACGACCCGGCCGCGCTGGTGGCGGTGCTGCGCTCCCCGCTGGGCGGCGTGAATGACGCGGTCATCTGGGACCTGGCGCGCGCGCGCGGCGAGGACGGCGACTGGTTCCGGGCGCTGGAGACCTCCACCGCGCCGCCGCTCGAGCGCGCCCGGCATCTGATGGGTGAGCTGCGCCGGTTGTGCCGCCAGGAGCCGCCGAGTGTGCTGCTGCAGCAGGCCGATCGCCTCACCGGGTACACGGCGGTCCTGGCGAACCTCTGGGACGCGGAGCGCCGGCTCGCGGACTGGCGGGGCCTGACCGAGTTGGTGCGGCAGCTGGAACGGGGCCATGACGAGACCTTCACGGTCGTGCAGGCCCTGCGGGAGATGATTCAGGCGGACGTGGTCGTGCCCCGCCCCCCGCTGGAAGCGGGGGACGCGGTCATCCTGACCACCATGCACTCCAGTAAAGGCCTGGAGTGGCCGGTGGTGCTGGTCGCCGATCTGAACTGGAGTGCGCCGGGTGAGTCGGGCGACGTGCTACTGGACGCGGAACTCGGGGTCGGGTTGCGGCAGGACGAGACGCCCACCGTGGCCTGGACGCTGATGGCCGCCCGGCGGCGCGCCCGGGAAGAGGCCGAAGCGCGGCGCCTGCTGTACGTGGCCCTCACGCGCGCCCGGGACCGGTTGATCCTCAGCGCCAACGGACCGGCCAAGCCCGGCACGCTCCTGGGGCTGCTTGCCCCTGGTCTGCAGGCGGCGGGCGTGGACCTTCAGGAATTCGCCGCCCCAGCGCGGGATCCGGCGCGCGCCGTGAAAGCGGATCCTCCGGCCGCTCCCCTGCCCGCAGCCCTCTGGCCGGACCCGGTGGAGCTTCACCCTGTGCCGGGTCCCGCGCCGGTTGTGGCCGGCCTGACTGACGTCCTGACCGACGACTGGGCAGAAATCCTGGACCTTCTGGATCCCGCCTGGACAGCCTGGGCACAGGCTCTCGCGGACTGCGGCGTGCCGGCACCCAGTGACGTTCACGTGGACCTGCCCGTGGACGGCCGCGTCTCCGGCACCAGCGCTTTGATGCTGTGGCGCCGTAGCGCTGGTGACGTGCTGCTGCTCGAAGGCCAGGCCCCGTCGCCGCTGGCCCGTGCCCTGACCGTGCATCTGCACGACCCGCCAGACTTGGTCGCGCGGCAGCTGCAGGACGCCCTCCAGTGA